In Plasmodium vivax chromosome 14, whole genome shotgun sequence, the genomic window ACTTTGCACACGAGTAGGACAGAcactcccccccttccccatAGGTAGCGACCGCATGGCCAGCGGGCAAGTCTACAAATACCTTCCCCTCCACCACGCACGTAAAAGAGAAGCCTCCCTTTGCTTCTTAGCCGTTTAGGCCAGAAGAAAGGGGCAGAATGAAAAGGGATAGAAACCAACAAGTAGGTGAAGGGaaagggaagagaaaaaaaaatgatcatgGTGATGAGGTCGACGTGGTAGGGCCAGCTGGGGCTGGAAAAGAAGCCGccgcagaagggggaaaagatgGGGCTCAAAAAAGTGGGAAGGACATCGAAACGTTTAATCCGCAACTCAGTGCAAGGGAGTTGAAAAAGATTCAGTACTACGAAAATATGTTTAAGAAAATGGAACGGAAAAGGGAGGAGCGCCAGAACGAGGCGGACAacaaggggaagaggaaaggTAGCAACGCGAGGAAGGTGAAGAGGGAAACGGAGCCGAGCAGtaaggagaagggggaagagtCAGGAGAAGTGGCAGGGGAAGCGTCAAATGAAGCGGCAGGAGATCTGGCAGTTGAAGCTTCAAACGAAGCAGTGATCAGGGAGGAAACAGGAGAGGACGCTAGGCAAAGTGGCGTGAAGGAAACCACCCAGGGAAacagccaaaaaggggaaaaaagcgcGAAAGATTCGGAAGTTGCGAAAGACAAGCTGAAAAAGGCGAACCCGAAGGAGGAACCAACAGAGACATGTGCAGATGCAGTCGGCAGGGAGAAACGAGATGAACTTCACTCGATGGATGGTGAGGAACGCGGCAAGAATGACAAATGGAGAAAAGTAGAAAAGGCGCAAATGAGAATTAAGGAAGAGGAGCTAAGGATGGAAAAAGGTGTGAGTTCCGAAATGAGGGAGGGAAGCAATAAAGCTGTTCCATtgaaagggaagaagttcGTAGAGAATGCTAACCCCATTGTGAGTGATAGcgagggaggaggagaaggagatgaagaagatgcAGAAGAAGACGACCATGATGATGAGTTGCGCAGTGCGGAGAGGAACCCCCCACATGGTGACAAACACAACGATCAGAGTAGCGCTTCCCCGAagcattatacatataacgAAAACCGAATGGCGGAAGCAGGGGATAATAGCGGCAAGgtaaaggaagaaaatagAAGTAGTGGAaggcacaaaatggatggcGAAAAGGGACACGAATCAGACCGTGATGTAAATTATGATAATGACCCAAATGAGATGATAAACTTCgaagggaagaggaaaatataCTCAGAAgctgaaaggaaaaaaagagttttaaaaattaagaggAGCTTCTCGGTGAGCtcaaatataaatgaatattttttcaacacAAATTCGATACAGTTGATGAGCGATAATTACCCCAGTGCGTACGTAAAGGAAGAACAAAGTTCAGGAGAGGACAATGAAAACGAGCCAAACTttagttacaaaaaaaaaaaactcctaaAATTGTTAACGCGCACAGGTGGTAAAGCCAACAACGTTGTTCATCCCTTGGCTGTAGCGAATAATGACAGTAGTAGCAATAACACCGAGGGGGGGAATTATAACTTGGCCGATTCGCACAAATGGCTAACatggaaaagtaaaaaaaattacagcaTTTGCTTCGCTTCGAATAATAACAGTAGGAAGCGAAACAAATGGCACATTGTGCACAGTTATAGTGAGCCCCGCATTGAAACAAATGAACTTGTCGACTTGCGTCCaaatggtgaagaaaaaaagtttgtTGATGAACATATGAATATGAATGGCAGATCAAATGGCACATCAAATGGTAcagaatattttatcattggGGAAGACCCACCCATGGGGAAGAAAtcattttgcgaaaaaaaattcaacggAAAATCTGAAGAAGGCAGTAGCTCCACAAATGTGATGATGCAtgcgaataaaaaattcgatGTGAACTGTTGCATTAGGAAGTATCTTGATAATATGCGGTacacaaatttaaaaaaattaaaaaaagtgaacagaGGCAATTTAAAGTTGTATGTGCAGGGgtgtacaaattttttaaactttgaCAAGGTGGATAGCGCCATCCTGTCCATGCGGAAATTCCAGGAGGCTCTGCAGCGGAGGGGTGGCGTGAATGGCGGTGAAGAGGGAGGCGAAGCGGCTTCGTAAATAGGGAGGGCTTGTGAATGAACTGAGCGCAGGGATGTACGGGTAGGGTAGTCCGATCACCTCTTTACGACCCTCCGTGTGTATGCAAATATGGTGTGGGGTGAGTGCAAATCGCGCTGCACCGCATGGGATGGAAAATTCCTCATAATTATCGTCATCAAAGTGGTGAGTCATCATCGGAGTGAACAACGCTTCTTCGACTTGTCACGTGTATTttgtcttcccttttttttgttaacccTTTGTAATAATTCGCAATTGTGCGTGTGCCGGAacgtgcacatgtgtacgtgCACATGGCTGTACCTACACACGAGCACCCTCTCCCTACATATGCGTTGCACGCATACGCGCGGTTATGCCTGTAGAGGGGCATCTTTTTTTAGTTCATTTGGTCAgctgtatttatttaattttttttcccgttttattttattttttttttcgcatctttttttatgcctcCCCCGTTTCGCGGTATATATCATGCCGGTGGGGGAGATGCCCTGCCATGTCTCCGTAATGGTAAGTTATCGCTATTTTGGCGGTTCATCGACTTGATCTTAACGCTGCGTAATTGCGGCTTAACGCGTTTCTTCCCAAACGTATCCTCAGTTGTGCAGCTAGAACGAGCGTATGTGGGCAGACCTTCCCCTCTGCTTCGGCCGTCTATTTAAATGTttagcctttttttgaaattctgcgtgggggggaaatgaaaagggcGACGTGGGAGAAGCATGCCGGTTGGGAGAAGCGTGCCTTTGTAACGATGCAACGAAACGGGGTGAAGCCCGCTGAGGAAGTGGTGCAACCCCCCTGTTCAGCCTCGCGCCACTCACCTGGAACGTCTTGGCCGCCCTGCGGGAGAGGCATTTCCTCCCGTCCCTCAAAACTTGGTTAACCAAGTTCCCACCATCGGACTGCAGAACGGAGTAAACAAACCTCGGCAGCACGAAGTGCTCGTAAATCAAATGAGACAATTCATATTTGAAGGTGgcgtaattatttttgtaacatGATAAGATGTGGTTTCCAATTTGGGGGTTAATATTTGGATTAATGTTATTTTGTGAGGAGGgatgaaaattttcttcGTCCCCTTTCTTTGTGCCCACTTGGGGGGATACCTCGTCTGAGCAGGTAACATCGTGGTTGTAATTTCTTTCATATTGTGaggtggaggaaaaagaTGTGGACTTATTCTGTGTAGTTTGCTCTTGTTTGTTTAGGAATAGTTGGTTGGCATGGGGGGTAAGCGGTGGCATATCACAGCCTGGTTGACTCACCTTTGGTACGCCCCTCATCTTGTagtggtaaaaaaagaagaacaaatttaTGAGATTATTAATTTCTTTCCTGCCAGATTGGGCATACACTAAATTGTTGCAGTTATccgttttactttttttaatttttttctctattaTGTGTTTTTCATCAAAGAGGTAAATAACGTTATGGTCATTTTGAACATTTCCCGAAAGGTCATCACAGCTatgtttgctcattttttgttgCCCATCAAGGTTCATTAtttgtacataaaatttggAGGGGAATACTTTTGGCAAACTTATCATATGAGGAATGTACgagtttatttttctcgAAATTGTTTTCATCATTtcggtgttttttttttggtccaCTCCCACTATTAAGTAATCTGGTTTGTATAGCAAAATATCTGCTAGCATTAAATTGGGGTAAGAAAGTAACGCCACGGATTTGTGTTTTGGCGTATTCttcacatgcacatgtgcgttcAGCATGTTAACTGAAGTGAAGGAGTTTATCAAATAGTAGAGTGAAGTATGCTGTGCAATGTCCGACTGTCTAAATATGCAGAAATAGTGtttctgttttattttgtttttcacgtTTGTTCGTTGGTGCtcttcgtcttttttttccacatggGGGTTAAACGGTGGGTCTGCGTCATTGCAGGGGGGGTTGTACTCGTGGAAGACCTCCCTATCATTCTTCACCTGTGAGCACTCATTTCCTGATGGGTCTTTCAAAAATGAGTAACATTGGTAACCTTCTCTACCGTTGCCTCGTGCGAGTTGGTGAAAAATATCTCCGTTCATCATCTGATCTATGTTGCCCAATTTCAACAGATGCTctaattttacattatttatgaaaacctgtatgtatttttttttttttacatacatGTCTATGATTAAAGAGAGAATGGTGTTAACCGAATCGacgacgtttttttttaaagtgggGAGATTATCCAAGCTTGTTAGGGAGTGCAAATCTGCTATTagtattattttgtatatccTCAccgccttttttgttttgcctttcTCAAAGTGGGCGTTCCTCTTTGCTTCCAAGTTGATGATTGGGTTCAGGCACCCGATGTAATTCCCCAGGTGGATGCTGCCGCTCGGCTGTGTttacccaaaaaaaagaaaacaataaaataaaagtggtGGAAAGATTAAGACATGTAGTGGGATGCACACAGGAGTAATGCCAAAGTTAGGAACGGCCCCGCTGCGTCATCATTGGAGGTAGCCCCCTTTCGCACGTGACGTACTTTTGGACGAGTTTTTACCTTAATCCCGGTTAGATAGGTACAACCGCTTTTGAGCTTAACTTTCAATTTcgttcttctcattttgggGGCCTTCGAAAGAAAGGGAGTGCAACCTCCCTTGCGCACCATTTTGGCATATGCGTAAAGGTTAATCTGCGCAAGTATGAGGAGGCACAAGAGGAGCACTCGTCCGCTCCTCATTATGCAGGCCTTCGATATGAACACGGTGTGTGCCCATGCATCTAACCTCAGGAGTGTTGCGAAAACGCATCGAAGAAGTCAAATGGCGCAGCCATTTTTCTTaagaaggaataaaaaatgaagaacacCCCCCAGAAGGATACGTACAAAAGGAAGTATACCCactttttatacatttcaaGGGGCATTTTTTCTAGGAAGAAGTTTTCTTGCTGTGAATTCGTTGGCATATTGCGTGTAGTCCTTTCGCACGGGGAAGTGTAAAATTCGTATTCTGTCGCTTATCCAAGcgaaagtgttttttttttttttttttttgcaatccGAGGCAGGAACGAAGTGGGTGGTATAGCATAACGGGCGGCCTATATGTTACTTTCTCGACTGCCATTCGCCTTAGCAGAGGAGAAAAATCGCTTTCGCGTCAGAATTGTGCAGAGATGTGCCAAATTTGAGCGAAAGGGAAGCGCAGAAATGGAGATCACTTCCCAATCGGGGAAATTTTTgcgaacgaaaaaaaaattagcccATTTGacgagagaaaaaataaaaaattaatcgtTCACGTTAATAGAAAGATGCAATTATTCgctttcctcctctttgaCGCACTGCCATTTGGGCtgacaaattaaaaaaaaaaaaaaaagaatcatcATTGGGCAATTGCTAACTGGGCAGCCACACAAATATGCAGTCTTGAAAAGGggcattttataaataccGCGAAAGGAGTTTCTAACAAATTTGGagttaatttaaaaatggtgaatGAAACATTTGGGGTGAGGAAGGAAGGCATGTGACAGGAAAAACATCCACACGtcatacgtacgtatgtatatgtagCCGCGCATACGCATTTGTTGGGGcggtgcacacaaaaaaggggtggggTTGGAAAAAGGTGCCTTCTGGGAAAACACACTTCGGCGCAAACAGGCATATGCACGAGTATGTGTGTTAGAAGCATCATGGAACGACGCATGCTGAAGGGTaagacataaaaaagggTTGTGCCGCTGCAAGTACCGCTGAACGTGCCTGTGCGCGAGTCCACATGCGGGAGCAACGCGCGAAATCGGAAACAGCGCACAGAACAGGGgtgggacaaaaaaaaaaagaaaaaaaaaaaaaagttaaagcTCGAACAAATCATCCAGTGAATACTTCTTCGTGTTTGCACAACTCTGCAAACTGttgatacttttttttttaattttttcatttattttgttgatAATAATTTGTCgtttatttaatttgtgATTTATGTTCGTTTGCAGAGAGTCCTTGCTTTTGAGGAGTCCTCCACTTTTGGAGTTCATTTCGTTCGCGCTTTCTTTTGAGTGtgttttttccgttttgcccGGCTGTGCCGTAGCTGCGGTGGTATGGTTATGAATTAATTTGCTAGTATTAGGGGCGCTCTCCTTCACGTTGTCTGTACCTGCGCCGCTGGTATCCCCTTCGCTCATTTTCTGGTTCATAATTTTGCTTACGAGTTCCTGGTTATACAAGTTGGTTAGGCATAGGTTGATTACGTCCGGGGTGTAAATAATTTCGGTGCCCACTTGGTCGCCACGCTCTGGGGTATTCACGCCACCATTTTGGGCAGCCTCCTGCTTGGCCCCTTTTTCAGGATTATCTAACTGGTCAACAGCACGAGGAGGCTCCTTACGTTGACCATCTTGTGTGTCATTCATGCTAAATGAtttctcctttggggggcACATTTCTGTGTTATCTTTGTCAGGGTCGTTTTGGAGGTTAGTCCCATTGGGGGCGTTCCCCCCAACGATGTTGATGTTTTCAGTCCTTTCTCGTACCGCTTCTCCATCTAGGCACTCATTTTGGGAGTTCCCATTTGGGGTAGAAATCCCATCAGTggtgctttttttccccttgtcCGCCTCTCCCCCCGGTGTAAATTCACTCTTCAAAGCGTAAATGTGGGAATCATAAATCACATGGTCAATAAAggttaaaaaggagagggaAAGAATATTAACCAATTTGTTATCTACATCAATGGGGGACGAATTTTTCTGCTGACCTTCTGTCATGTCTTTTATGTATCTATTCAAAATTTGAATTTCCTCCGTTGCGCTATTTTCTGTGTTGAGAAAATACTCCGGTTGGACTTCCTTCACCTCCTGTTTGGCACTTAatgaatttttataaaaatcgaGCGGCGCATCTGATTGGCAAATATTTTCATAGAACTCTTCAATTGAGTCTACGGAGCTgtctgcttctgcttctgcttcggCGCCTGCTCCGGCCTCTGCCCCCGCGTCTTCCTCTCCCTCACTTTCATCCATCGACTTTTCACTCCTGCTTGAGTAAAAAATGTCTATGTTAACGTTATCGCTTTTTACTCTGgggttcttttttgcaatccCCTTGAGGTAGTTGTGTGTCACAAATTCACAGTTCGTTAGGTATTCAATTTCTTCGTCTATAAGTGGGTTGTTCGTTTTGGTAACTTTGGCCAAATTGGCCGAATGTGCAGGGTGCATCGAATGCATTGCCAGCGCAGCGTACTCTGGGTTGGGTCCATTTTTggccttcctcttttttgggGTTTCTTTGCTTAAAAATGGGGTACTTTTTGCATCACTCGGAAtgttttttgtgtttttataTGGCCTGCCTGAGCCCTTCTTACTGCCCACATTTTTCTGACTCTGCTCATTTGGAGCAGCATCTGGGCTGTTCACTTGAGCATCGCTGGGGTTTAACTGCTTTTCCAAAGGTTCCTCTTCCACTTGGGGTTCTTCCTTGGGTAGCTTCTTTGGgttttcccccgttttgtcGTTACTATTGGGGACCCTTACTTCCTCACCGCATTGGCCATTCTCCAACGCTACGCCATTGTCGTTATTTGCGTTTTTCGTTTCGATCGCGTGGTTGTCTTGGTTGGAGGTCTGCTTAACTGCGTGATTGGCAGCGTTGCGGTCAGGTTTGTCGCCATCCTCCCCCTCTGCGATGTGCACCTTTTGGCTGCTCTGTTGCTGCAGCTTTTCGTTTTCCAACAGGAGGTCCTCTTTGATTTCATTCAGCATGTTTAAAATGTTGTACTTTTCTTCGTCGCGGTTCTGATCGTTGCGGTTCTCATTTCCGCGGTTCTCATTGCCGCAGTTCTCATCGCCGCGGATCTCTCCATCGTTCTcattctcctcattttcgccctcccctttttcacccTCCCCATTTTCGCCCTTGCTTACTACATGCTGCAATGCCTGTGCGTCCTTCGCGGGGGGGGCGTCAACTTCTTTCTCGGGAATGTGGTATTCGCTCGTCAAttcgttttcattttgactGAAAAACGTTTCGTTCATCCTATATCTTGGCAGGATATATTAACGTTTTTCTCTTGGCCTTTTTAAAACGCGCAACGGAATGCAGTACGTACATTCGCGTACATATGCAAGTGAGAAGTACATATaagtgtacatatatatatgtacgccTCTTTATTTTGATGGTAATACATTGGAAaagcttcaaaaaaatttaagaagaaaaaaaaaaaaaaaaaggagaacgCAAATGGATAATTATGTGGTTAATTTGCATATACTGCCCATGCGaagtatgtacatatgtatcagcatacatgtatatttttttttttttttttttaaagcacaCACGGAAGCTGTACCACTTCCAGCATTTTCTGTTAACCGctaatggagaaaaaaaggcacgaAAAATGAAGCGATTAACCTGCAGgaatgaacataaaaatggcataaagGAGGAATCTCCCACGTGAAGCGTAAACATGCGTAAAAGTGacatattttctttataattatgtacACTTGGGGGCGAAAATTTTGAATGACCGTCTCTTTATGTACCAAATTTTTGGTGTACAGGGAAATGCCTAAATGAGAGGGAGAAGCTTATTTCCCCTTCAAGCGGTCTGCAGCATGGCAGTTGAGACGTATATGTTACTTAAGAAGACCCCTCGttgttgttaattttttttaaaaaccatGACAGGGGTGAAAG contains:
- a CDS encoding hypothetical protein (encoded by transcript PVX_101470A), whose product is MKRDRNQQVGEGKGKRKKNDHGDEVDVVGPAGAGKEAAAEGGKDGAQKSGKDIETFNPQLSARELKKIQYYENMFKKMERKREERQNEADNKGKRKGSNARKVKRETEPSSKEKGEESGEVAGEASNEAAGDLAVEASNEAVIREETGEDARQSGVKETTQGNSQKGEKSAKDSEVAKDKLKKANPKEEPTETCADAVGREKRDELHSMDGEERGKNDKWRKVEKAQMRIKEEELRMEKGVSSEMREGSNKAVPLKGKKFVENANPIVSDSEGGGEGDEEDAEEDDHDDELRSAERNPPHGDKHNDQSSASPKHYTYNENRMAEAGDNSGKVKEENRSSGRHKMDGEKGHESDRDVNYDNDPNEMINFEGKRKIYSEAERKKRVLKIKRSFSVSSNINEYFFNTNSIQLMSDNYPSAYVKEEQSSGEDNENEPNFSYKKKKLLKLLTRTGGKANNVVHPLAVANNDSSSNNTEGGNYNLADSHKWLTWKSKKNYSICFASNNNSRKRNKWHIVHSYSEPRIETNELVDLRPNGEEKKFVDEHMNMNGRSNGTSNGTEYFIIGEDPPMGKKSFCEKKFNGKSEEGSSSTNVMMHANKKFDVNCCIRKYLDNMRYTNLKKLKKVNRGNLKLYVQGCTNFLNFDKVDSAILSMRKFQEALQRRGGVNGGEEGGEAAS
- a CDS encoding tryptophanyl-tRNA synthetase, putative (encoded by transcript PVX_101475A), producing MRSGRVLLLCLLILAQINLYAYAKMVRKGGCTPFLSKAPKMRRTKLKVKLKSGCTYLTGIKPSGSIHLGNYIGCLNPIINLEAKRNAHFEKGKTKKAVRIYKIILIADLHSLTSLDNLPTLKKNVVDSVNTILSLIIDMYVKKKKYIQVFINNVKLEHLLKLGNIDQMMNGDIFHQLARGNGREGYQCYSFLKDPSGNECSQVKNDREVFHEYNPPCNDADPPFNPHVEKKDEEHQRTNVKNKIKQKHYFCIFRQSDIAQHTSLYYLINSFTSVNMLNAHVHVKNTPKHKSVALLSYPNLMLADILLYKPDYLIVGVDQKKNTEMMKTISRKINSYIPHMISLPKVFPSKFYVQIMNLDGQQKMSKHSCDDLSGNVQNDHNVIYLFDEKHIIEKKIKKSKTDNCNNLVYAQSGRKEINNLINLFFFFYHYKMRGVPKVSQPGCDMPPLTPHANQLFLNKQEQTTQNKSTSFSSTSQYERNYNHDVTCSDEVSPQVGTKKGDEENFHPSSQNNINPNINPQIGNHILSCYKNNYATFKYELSHLIYEHFVLPRFVYSVLQSDGGNLVNQVLRDGRKCLSRRAAKTFQNFKKRLNI
- a CDS encoding hypothetical protein, conserved (encoded by transcript PVX_101480A), whose translation is MNETFFSQNENELTSEYHIPEKEVDAPPAKDAQALQHVVSKGENGEGEKGEGENEENENDGEIRGDENCGNENRGNENRNDQNRDEEKYNILNMLNEIKEDLLLENEKLQQQSSQKVHIAEGEDGDKPDRNAANHAVKQTSNQDNHAIETKNANNDNGVALENGQCGEEVRVPNSNDKTGENPKKLPKEEPQVEEEPLEKQLNPSDAQVNSPDAAPNEQSQKNVGSKKGSGRPYKNTKNIPSDAKSTPFLSKETPKKRKAKNGPNPEYAALAMHSMHPAHSANLAKVTKTNNPLIDEEIEYLTNCEFVTHNYLKGIAKKNPRVKSDNVNIDIFYSSRSEKSMDESEGEEDAGAEAGAGAEAEAEADSSVDSIEEFYENICQSDAPLDFYKNSLSAKQEVKEVQPEYFLNTENSATEEIQILNRYIKDMTEGQQKNSSPIDVDNKLVNILSLSFLTFIDHVIYDSHIYALKSEFTPGGEADKGKKSTTDGISTPNGNSQNECLDGEAVRERTENINIVGGNAPNGTNLQNDPDKDNTEMCPPKEKSFSMNDTQDGQRKEPPRAVDQLDNPEKGAKQEAAQNGGVNTPERGDQVGTEIIYTPDVINLCLTNLYNQELVSKIMNQKMSEGDTSGAGTDNVKESAPNTSKLIHNHTTAATAQPGKTEKTHSKESANEMNSKSGGLLKSKDSLQTNINHKLNKRQIIINKINEKIKKKSINSLQSCANTKKYSLDDLFEL